The following proteins are co-located in the Streptomyces sp. Ag109_O5-10 genome:
- a CDS encoding helix-turn-helix transcriptional regulator, translating into MAEKSPGGRGYGGFHKDATPESIELAKFLRGLVTRASKTQRDLEEPTGYGKSTISSFLSGETVPSQAFVEKLVTHVTHPRQRPACMGEALRLFVAAQRPKPAPVLPVPRTAVQDDPSAALASVAATAQDQAAKAHEQLSQAHERNRELIEERGRTQQLVLSLSRFTAELQQQVTTLQDQFDEENEENGARLRQLTDQLKAAQRELRRARAGRDETEVLLARLRKRSDELEEELAQSRRTVTSFEESGLPPMPEELQEAFFRADFDAALRAAEGFLNDGQRRRDAVSDEWSVIRPRRSAMRTVDRLQTGCHLLARAFGCLAMMSAAALLVAAARSGAGGWTFLLSMLMLVGVGVVSDPWGPVAQLWPAIRAGLRREPLSRPITISARAMAVRAGRCLIAGLAATGAALSVECSVQWSAWWLVPLLPATAACAGYAVFGHDPRVVLLVQEVVGELGADFKTPPHPHRAPAAAMGMTSPIVLSDSEWLEARRKDIGDSLTGGWRQSALWIKLLVLFSAFLVGIAVVGVLANTVSSRAHTWHPAGGWHWHNVAATIDDPVHAYLTTHSAGLPLPVTTLHLLWIASGAALLLMSFLFGGFGARTTWILWGAATVLMVWSGTPGGARQVAAGLAVIAWGLASIPAMRGLNLRSITSQSVIVSKDS; encoded by the coding sequence ATGGCGGAGAAGAGCCCGGGCGGTCGGGGATATGGCGGGTTCCACAAGGACGCGACGCCCGAGAGCATCGAGCTGGCGAAGTTCCTGCGCGGCCTGGTGACGCGGGCGAGTAAGACGCAGCGGGATCTGGAGGAACCCACCGGCTACGGAAAAAGCACCATCTCCTCATTCCTGAGCGGCGAGACCGTGCCTTCTCAGGCCTTCGTCGAGAAACTGGTCACTCACGTCACCCATCCCCGTCAGCGACCGGCGTGCATGGGGGAAGCGTTACGTCTGTTCGTCGCTGCTCAGCGCCCGAAGCCAGCCCCGGTGCTTCCCGTGCCGCGGACGGCGGTGCAGGACGATCCGTCGGCGGCGTTGGCCAGCGTCGCGGCAACTGCCCAGGACCAGGCCGCGAAGGCCCACGAACAACTCTCACAAGCCCACGAACGCAACCGGGAGCTGATAGAGGAGCGGGGCCGTACCCAGCAGCTGGTACTGAGCCTCAGCCGGTTCACCGCCGAGCTGCAGCAGCAGGTCACGACTCTGCAGGACCAGTTCGACGAGGAAAATGAAGAGAACGGGGCACGTCTTCGCCAGCTCACCGACCAGTTAAAGGCGGCGCAAAGAGAGCTGCGGCGGGCGCGGGCCGGCCGAGACGAGACCGAGGTTCTCCTGGCTCGGCTGCGTAAGCGCAGTGACGAGCTGGAGGAGGAACTCGCTCAGTCCCGCCGAACCGTCACCTCCTTCGAAGAGTCCGGGCTGCCGCCGATGCCGGAGGAGCTCCAGGAGGCTTTCTTCCGTGCCGACTTCGATGCGGCCCTTCGCGCCGCTGAAGGGTTCCTCAATGACGGCCAGCGGCGACGGGACGCGGTCAGCGATGAGTGGAGTGTGATCCGCCCTCGCCGGTCAGCGATGCGGACCGTCGATCGTCTACAGACCGGCTGTCATCTGCTGGCACGCGCATTCGGGTGCCTGGCGATGATGTCCGCAGCGGCGCTCCTCGTGGCGGCCGCCAGATCCGGCGCGGGCGGCTGGACGTTCCTGCTCAGCATGCTGATGCTGGTCGGCGTCGGCGTCGTCAGTGATCCCTGGGGTCCGGTGGCGCAGCTGTGGCCGGCCATCCGCGCCGGATTGCGCCGGGAGCCATTGTCTCGGCCCATCACCATCAGCGCGCGGGCCATGGCCGTGCGGGCAGGACGGTGCCTGATCGCCGGGCTGGCCGCGACCGGCGCCGCACTGAGCGTGGAATGCTCGGTGCAGTGGAGCGCCTGGTGGCTGGTGCCGCTGCTGCCGGCGACCGCCGCGTGCGCTGGGTATGCAGTGTTCGGCCACGATCCGCGCGTCGTCCTCCTGGTGCAGGAGGTCGTGGGTGAACTGGGCGCGGACTTCAAGACTCCGCCGCATCCGCACCGCGCACCGGCAGCCGCGATGGGAATGACGTCGCCGATCGTCTTGAGCGACTCCGAATGGCTAGAGGCGCGACGAAAGGACATCGGGGACTCCCTGACGGGTGGCTGGCGTCAGAGCGCCCTGTGGATCAAGCTGCTCGTCCTGTTCTCCGCCTTCCTGGTCGGCATCGCCGTCGTCGGCGTACTGGCCAACACCGTGTCGAGCAGGGCCCACACGTGGCATCCCGCGGGCGGCTGGCACTGGCACAACGTGGCCGCAACGATCGACGACCCAGTCCACGCCTACCTGACCACGCACTCCGCCGGACTGCCGCTCCCCGTCACCACACTGCATCTGCTGTGGATCGCCAGCGGCGCGGCGCTACTCCTGATGAGCTTCCTGTTCGGCGGCTTCGGGGCGCGGACGACCTGGATTCTGTGGGGTGCCGCAACCGTCCTCATGGTCTGGTCGGGCACGCCAGGGGGCGCCCGTCAGGTAGCAGCCGGCCTCGCCGTGATTGCTTGGGGGCTGGCGTCGATCCCTGCAATGCGGGGCCTCAACCTGCGCTCGATCACGTCGCAAAGCGTGATCGTGTCGAAGGACTCCTAG
- a CDS encoding IS5 family transposase (programmed frameshift) — MEIKRPQGGGRRRAGDRETLAAIIFVANSGCTWRQLPPVFGPAWPTVYRRFAQWSRGRVWARLHRVLLDELGARGDLDWSRCAIDSVSLRASKGGYLTGPNPTDRGKSGSKIHLITDRNGLPLSLGISAANTHDSLGLKPLVCGIPPIRSRRGPRRRRPAKLHADKGYDYDHLRKWLRQRGIRHRIARKGIESSHRLGRHRWVVERTVSWLAGCRRLHRRYERKAEHFLAFVGIAAALISHRRLARSPAA, encoded by the exons ATGGAGATCAAGCGTCCGCAGGGCGGTGGACGGCGTCGGGCGGGTGACCGCGAAACGCTGGCCGCCATCATCTTCGTAGCCAATTCAGGCTGTACGTGGCGGCAACTGCCGCCGGTCTTCGGCCCTGCATGGCCTACCGTCTACCGTCGCTTTGCCCAATGGAGTCGGGGGCGCGTCTGGGCCCGACTGCATCGCGTCCTCCTCGACGAGCTCGGTGCCCGAGGCGACCTGGACTGGTCGCGGTGCGCGATCGACTCCGTCAGCCTGAGGGCGTCAAAAGGGGGCTACT TGACTGGACCGAATCCGACCGACCGTGGCAAGAGCGGATCGAAAATCCACCTGATCACCGACCGCAACGGCCTGCCCCTGTCGCTGGGCATCTCCGCCGCCAACACCCACGACAGCCTTGGACTCAAGCCGCTCGTGTGTGGCATCCCGCCGATTCGCTCCCGGCGCGGACCACGTCGACGACGGCCGGCGAAACTGCATGCCGACAAGGGATACGACTACGACCACCTGCGCAAATGGCTCCGACAGCGGGGCATTCGTCACCGCATCGCCCGCAAAGGGATTGAGTCCTCACACAGGCTCGGTCGACACCGCTGGGTGGTCGAGCGCACGGTGTCCTGGCTGGCCGGATGCCGCCGCCTACACCGTCGCTACGAGCGCAAGGCCGAGCACTTCCTGGCCTTCGTAGGCATCGCCGCTGCCTTGATCAGCCACCGCAGGCTGGCACGCTCGCCGGCCGCCTAG
- a CDS encoding transcriptional regulator, with the protein MPERNLDFGKFGARGIKGHEAVARQLDALAGYVATPITVRRGLLARLHYLTRSDRARAAAREAGLTATPRTIRAWLAGTRSPSRANFAAIEHAYRAVRRENVARYLLARLNRDGRGTRVEFHPLNQSQVTRPQQRVVEYRTLNVRHWDRIVAAWAADDDDALDNAWVDDAVVDLGSQWGQYEYVTNIGFAA; encoded by the coding sequence ATGCCTGAGCGCAACCTCGACTTCGGCAAGTTTGGCGCGCGCGGCATCAAGGGCCACGAAGCCGTCGCGCGGCAACTGGACGCCCTCGCCGGGTACGTCGCCACCCCGATCACCGTCCGCCGCGGCCTGCTCGCCCGCCTGCACTACCTCACCCGATCCGACCGCGCACGCGCCGCCGCGCGGGAAGCCGGCCTGACCGCCACGCCCCGCACCATCCGGGCCTGGCTCGCCGGCACCCGCTCCCCGTCCCGCGCGAACTTTGCCGCGATCGAGCACGCCTACCGCGCGGTGCGCCGCGAGAACGTCGCCCGCTACCTGCTGGCCCGCCTCAACCGCGACGGCCGCGGCACCCGCGTGGAGTTCCACCCGCTCAACCAGTCACAGGTCACCCGACCCCAACAGCGGGTGGTGGAGTACCGGACGCTGAACGTGCGGCACTGGGACCGGATCGTCGCCGCATGGGCTGCCGACGATGACGATGCGCTCGACAACGCGTGGGTCGATGACGCGGTGGTCGACCTCGGGTCCCAGTGGGGCCAGTACGAGTACGTCACCAACATCGGATTCGCAGCCTGA
- a CDS encoding helix-turn-helix transcriptional regulator: protein MDRDTNTTGRAAIDALLAGVRDELPLPAPEVRRRLREDLGLSKAQVARAVGVSASTLGGWEAGRDPSGETREQYAYFLEQAQATLASRTTPAAAADDSGAEVGEPAAPSADDDRRDDGDDDQDELAAPEPCVLCGQPARHQVAGFPQHLDPAECTTATVQPAPAPEPAPALVQRGQSRTGGAGQGSRGVKVVAAGRRVKPADAPDPLAGRIASAVAAALGEHGGDVAAATAALVKRAIPDAMALLDQARLGGRYDIVAHPWLPDVLRKQTARGADQVWEARPKWTRPELPAGVHEVTALDINGAYLSALKTHLPLGQLEHSEGGQHDRRRAGVHLITPPDWDHDAVLPNPIGQRDEPGPLWVTEPTLRLLLRISGPKYGLCDPPVIHESWTSGATEGLLEKFRITLKDARDQAIADGDDVTLEYVKAMYSKFVSTMGESNYNRELYRADWMHLIRSQAFANLWWKAHRAYDEGLMVVRAMGTDELHVAGDWQAVFPEGRGVTEAKVKDVYTVGSTDTATPEEA, encoded by the coding sequence ATGGACCGGGACACGAACACCACTGGCCGTGCCGCCATCGACGCCCTGCTTGCCGGAGTTCGGGACGAGCTCCCGCTACCAGCCCCAGAGGTGCGGCGCCGGCTGCGCGAGGACCTGGGGCTCTCGAAGGCTCAGGTGGCGCGCGCGGTCGGCGTGAGCGCGTCGACGCTCGGCGGCTGGGAAGCCGGCCGTGACCCGAGCGGCGAGACCCGCGAGCAGTACGCGTACTTCCTCGAGCAGGCACAGGCAACGCTCGCCAGCCGTACGACGCCCGCGGCGGCCGCCGACGACTCCGGCGCCGAAGTGGGAGAGCCCGCGGCGCCCTCCGCCGACGACGACCGCCGCGACGACGGCGACGACGACCAGGACGAACTGGCCGCGCCCGAGCCGTGCGTGCTTTGCGGGCAGCCGGCCCGCCACCAGGTCGCCGGGTTCCCCCAGCACCTGGACCCCGCCGAATGCACCACCGCGACCGTGCAGCCGGCCCCGGCACCCGAACCGGCCCCCGCCCTCGTGCAGCGTGGGCAGAGCCGTACCGGCGGAGCGGGGCAGGGCTCGCGCGGGGTGAAGGTCGTGGCGGCCGGGCGCCGGGTGAAGCCCGCCGACGCCCCCGACCCGCTCGCCGGGCGGATTGCCTCGGCGGTCGCGGCCGCGCTCGGCGAGCACGGCGGGGACGTCGCGGCCGCCACGGCGGCCTTGGTGAAGCGGGCGATCCCGGACGCGATGGCCCTGCTGGACCAGGCCCGCCTCGGCGGCCGCTACGACATCGTCGCCCACCCGTGGCTCCCGGACGTGCTGCGCAAGCAGACCGCGCGGGGCGCCGACCAGGTGTGGGAGGCCCGCCCCAAGTGGACCCGCCCCGAACTCCCGGCCGGCGTCCACGAGGTGACCGCGCTGGACATCAACGGGGCCTACCTGAGCGCGCTCAAGACGCACCTGCCGCTCGGACAGCTGGAGCACTCCGAGGGTGGGCAGCACGACCGGCGCCGCGCCGGTGTCCACCTGATCACCCCGCCCGACTGGGACCACGACGCGGTCCTGCCCAACCCGATCGGCCAGCGCGACGAGCCGGGCCCGCTGTGGGTGACCGAGCCCACCCTGCGCCTGCTACTGCGGATCTCCGGGCCGAAGTACGGCCTGTGCGACCCGCCCGTGATCCACGAATCCTGGACCTCGGGTGCCACCGAGGGCCTGCTGGAGAAGTTCCGGATCACCCTGAAAGACGCCCGGGACCAGGCGATCGCCGACGGCGACGACGTGACGCTGGAGTACGTCAAGGCCATGTACTCCAAGTTCGTCTCCACCATGGGGGAGTCGAACTACAACCGTGAGCTGTACAGGGCCGACTGGATGCACCTGATCCGCTCGCAGGCGTTCGCGAACCTGTGGTGGAAGGCCCACCGCGCCTACGACGAAGGCCTCATGGTCGTCCGCGCCATGGGCACCGACGAACTCCACGTCGCCGGCGACTGGCAAGCTGTCTTCCCCGAAGGGCGCGGCGTGACCGAAGCGAAAGTCAAGGACGTCTACACCGTCGGCAGCACCGACACCGCGACCCCAGAAGAGGCCTGA
- a CDS encoding DnaB-like helicase C-terminal domain-containing protein has protein sequence MTTDTEAMLEQPPAADKDGEASILGACMLATPAYDPVADAARIIKDGDWYRPAHETVWSAIRSLHGRSEPTGLPMVVAELTAMGELERVGGRVALSEMVRVACSSAEVEHYAALVHGYAKVRALQASLGRGLQMARQTAPDAVTDTVRAVQTELDFLAAGGEADRHFGRLGDDLHAHLESLETTEEAAAVTGLVDLDEVLMMLAGNVVVVAGRPGMGKSALTLGVAIANASSGRPTLVHSMEMGRKEVNNRILAARSRVSLRRLLKGGPAIEDDDWTRLARHVPDLQTLPVWMDYSSRVSPSRVRHRVQTITRETGRPPLVIVDYLQLMETDQRSSRQSPYERVSEISRELKIVAEETGAVIICCAQLNRGAESRDGKRPQVSDLRDSGQIEQDASAIILLHREDAYDPYSARAGEVDLIIGKNRNGSLCTVTVAHQLHYGRIRDMAALDS, from the coding sequence CTGGGCGCCTGCATGCTGGCCACGCCCGCCTATGACCCCGTCGCGGACGCAGCCCGGATCATCAAGGACGGCGACTGGTACCGGCCCGCGCACGAGACCGTGTGGTCCGCCATCCGCAGCCTGCACGGCAGGAGCGAGCCGACCGGTCTGCCTATGGTCGTGGCTGAATTGACCGCGATGGGCGAGTTGGAGCGGGTCGGCGGCCGGGTGGCCCTGTCCGAGATGGTCCGGGTCGCGTGCTCCTCGGCCGAGGTGGAGCACTACGCCGCTCTCGTTCATGGCTATGCCAAGGTCCGCGCCCTTCAGGCCTCGCTCGGGCGAGGCCTTCAGATGGCTCGTCAGACCGCGCCGGACGCCGTGACCGACACCGTCCGCGCCGTCCAGACCGAGCTGGACTTCCTCGCGGCGGGCGGCGAGGCCGACCGGCACTTCGGCCGCCTCGGGGACGACCTCCACGCCCACTTGGAAAGCCTGGAGACCACCGAAGAGGCCGCCGCCGTCACCGGCCTGGTCGACCTGGACGAAGTCCTAATGATGCTCGCCGGCAACGTGGTCGTGGTCGCGGGACGGCCCGGCATGGGCAAGTCCGCGCTCACCCTCGGCGTGGCCATCGCCAACGCCAGCAGCGGCCGGCCGACCCTCGTGCACTCCATGGAGATGGGCCGCAAGGAAGTCAACAACCGGATCTTGGCGGCTCGTTCGAGGGTCAGCCTCAGGCGGCTGCTCAAGGGCGGCCCGGCCATCGAGGACGACGACTGGACGCGCCTTGCCCGCCACGTGCCCGACCTCCAGACCCTGCCGGTGTGGATGGACTACAGCTCCCGCGTCTCCCCCAGCCGCGTACGCCACCGTGTCCAGACGATCACCCGCGAGACCGGCCGGCCGCCCCTGGTGATCGTGGACTACCTCCAGCTCATGGAGACCGACCAGCGCAGCAGCCGCCAGTCCCCCTACGAGCGCGTGAGCGAGATCAGCCGCGAACTGAAGATCGTGGCCGAGGAGACCGGCGCGGTGATCATCTGCTGCGCGCAGCTCAACCGTGGTGCAGAGAGCCGTGACGGGAAACGCCCACAGGTCTCGGATCTGCGCGACTCCGGCCAGATCGAGCAGGACGCCAGCGCAATCATCCTGCTGCACCGCGAGGACGCCTACGACCCGTACAGCGCCCGCGCGGGCGAGGTCGACCTGATCATCGGCAAGAACCGCAACGGGTCGCTCTGCACGGTCACCGTGGCCCACCAACTCCACTACGGCCGGATCCGCGACATGGCCGCCCTGGACTCGTGA